The Haploplasma axanthum region ATAATAGACAAAGAACAATTCTTACAGTGTGTTGTTTTTGATTTCTCATCATTTTTTAAACATACATATCTGGCAGCACTAACTGATATGGATAGTTCTTTAGCAATCCTCTTATATCCATATCCTTTATTTCTTAGTTTTAGTATTTGATTATTTAGGTCATCATTATTCATATATTCATACCTCCTCAAAGGTTAATGGCAAGACGACCTTTAAATTGCCGGTTTTTACTACATATAAAATAAAAAAAGCCTTGAAATTAGGTGTAATCCCTATCTTCAAGGCTTGGTATTAAAATCTATTTAGTTTAGAGCTTATCTTTTACTTGTTCATATAGTGCATATGCGAATGATTCTGCTTGAACTTCTATTAGTAAGTTTTCATACTTCCCTTGTTCCATACTGTAGTTTTCATCTAAGAATTCATGCTTCATCTGTTCTAGTTCTTCTTTTGTAAATATACCATGATCCATTCCTAGATCAGCTTCAACGATACATGCATGCTGCAACACGTGAAACACCTCGTGAAAAGCGGTCTTAATAACATTTTCTTTTCGAGCTGTCTTCAACCACTCTTTGTTATATCTTATTAAAAAATTGTCTTTATCATATAGAGCTGAGTGTTCTATTCCTTTAAAGTGATTAATCTCGTTAATAAACACCCAGAGGTCTTTATCAATCTTTAATAAGGATCTAGCATACTCAGTTGCTTTTAGTATTAATTCTTCGTTTGTTGTTAGATTTTTATTTGTCATGTTTATTCACCTTTCAATTGTCATAAGCAATTATAGCCCATTTCAATTTTAAAGTGTAATTTTTTTTTGAAAAACAAAAAACGCCAGAGTCTATTTGACCCCAGCGGTATTGTTAATTGATTTTGTGATCGTGATGATTCCTTCAATGATCTGTTCTATGATTTCCTTATCTACATTCAAATTATTTTCGATTAAAAAACTATTAATGTTTGATACTACATATTTCTTTTTCATAGCACCATCAGTATACGCCGCTTCAGCAGCAACACATAGTTCTTTAATCTTAGCTTCAACTTTCAAGTATGCTTCATAGTGCTTCATGGTCTTTTCATTCTTCTTTAAGAAATAACCTAAGATTGAACCAAGTACACTAAATACAATCGTTATAATAGTAATAATTAATTCTGAGTTATTCATCATTTTCATCCTCACTCTTATTTAGCACTTCAAGTGCATTTTTTATTATCCTTGGAACAGGAAGTCCTGCAAGCGTTGCATTTTCTAAAATACTGATACCTTCCATTGAAATAAACGCTATGACAACTCCATCTCTTACTATGCTGGTACCAAGCACTAAATCTAACTGGGTGGCCACAGTTACTAAAAATAATATAAAGATTTTCTTAGCAAGCCCTCTAATACCTGCTTCACTACTAACTCTGCCATTTTTAGTTTTACTGCTATTCTTAAAAACTATGGCCAAAATTAATCCTGAAAGAAAATCAATAATCATAAAGATTATAAGTGCGATTAACAATTTATCAAATCCTCCAAATAGGTATGAAGCAAACGATCCAATGGATCCAATTATTGTTAATACGGTATGTTTAACTTTCATGTGCTCAACCCTTCCCTTATTGTTATAATTTCATCGAGATACGTTTTTAATTGAAGTAAGTGTTCTTCTGTACTTAAGGTCTTATCCCAATTCTTTTTATGGTCAAATATTTTCTCAAGCCATACTTCATCTAAATTAACATCATACTTTCCGGTAGTTAAAAACTTCTCTAAGATTCCTCTAACTCTAATAATGTGATAACTTCTTTTAACTACTACTTTTTCTACATTAATAAGCTGATTAAAATAAGTAATTACAGCGTCTAAGTATTCTGGTAAAACATCTTCAAATTTTAATGATTTAACATGGTTGTAATCGGTTAGATATAATTCATTCATATAGATGATATTTTCTTCCATGTTAATGATGTCATCTGCATGAATTAAGTTATATAGCGGCAAAGTATCGTTAATGGATTGTCTTTGTAAGAAATCTCCATATCCATAAGCAAAGATATCTACACCATCAATTGATGCGTGAATAATACCATTAAAGTCTTTTAAAACTACCGTCAAATCAGTATCAGATTTCTTTTGTTTAGTTTTATAGTTATCAGAACCACAGTAATAAATAAACATCACTTCATTCATCGAAAACATATTAATGACTATTTCGGTTAATTTTGCTTTATCAAATTTTCTAGCCATCATACTTCCTCAACTTTCTCTAAGTCATCAATTGATTCATCAAAACCTTCAACATTTTCTTTTAACCATAAGTAGGCAATCCCTCTTGGATCCTCACCAACGAATAATTCAAAATCAGTATCTGGCACTTCAATATCTACTACTTCTAATGCTTCAAAGTTATTAATTCTTTTCTCTTTAGATATATAAGATGCGACACATAGGACCGCCTTTTTATCACGATAATTTAGATTGATTCCAATAATTCTGTGATAGCTTACTTCTATTCCAACTCTTGAATCTAATGTTTTAATAATTGCCATTTTTATTTCCTTCTCTTTCTATATAAACTTACTTGAATTGTATCGGTTGCTCCAAGATCAAGTCCTGGATCAATTAATATTTGACCGATTGTTCCATCTACTGAATGGACAAACTCAGCCAATGTAATGGTTGCATTTGATTGGTCTGAAACACTAGCAATACTTTTACCTTTGATAATCCATTGATAAGTACTAGTTGTGCTTGACTCAAATGATGGCATGATATCCATATCAATTGTTTTTGTAATTGCATAACTTGGTGTAACGCCACCAGAATGGGCATCAGCTATTAAGAAGTTTGATGTATTCCTTGAACTAAACTTTGATTGGCTTGAATAAACATCATTATTAAAAAGGGTCAAATAACTACCACTTAAAATAGTTCCACTACTTGTTTTGTAAGTTATAACTGTTTGGCTGGTATCACTACCTTTATAATTAGTTGATGCTAAAACAACAAGCCGGTAAATATATGCATTGTTAAATGAATAACTAAAGTTATGACTTGATACGTTTCCTGTATATGAATACTCAAGCTCCTCAATGCCACCACCAATTTTTACAACACTACTATTTCCTCTAATAAAAAGTTCATTAGTATTTGTGTTAAATCCCATTTCACCAACTTGCGTTAAATTACTTGTAGTAGGAGTTGTTGTTCCTCTTTTAACTTTGATGATAGCCATTAATAAGTTCCACCATCAATTGTTGAGGTTGGTGTTAATACCTTAGCCTTATCAATTCCAATATAATAAATAGTTTTTGTTGGATTATAGTTGGTATCATGAATTGTATGAAGGATTAATCCATTTGATATTACAGCTGCATCGAATGATGACTTTGTAACATTAAAGTAAGATCCTACTCCTTGACTAATTGAGACGTTTTTACTATTAGCAATCTTTGTTCTTTGGTCATCAGTTAAGTGAAG contains the following coding sequences:
- a CDS encoding phage holin, LLH family, which encodes MMNNSELIITIITIVFSVLGSILGYFLKKNEKTMKHYEAYLKVEAKIKELCVAAEAAYTDGAMKKKYVVSNINSFLIENNLNVDKEIIEQIIEGIITITKSINNTAGVK
- a CDS encoding phage holin family protein: MKVKHTVLTIIGSIGSFASYLFGGFDKLLIALIIFMIIDFLSGLILAIVFKNSSKTKNGRVSSEAGIRGLAKKIFILFLVTVATQLDLVLGTSIVRDGVVIAFISMEGISILENATLAGLPVPRIIKNALEVLNKSEDENDE